GAGGTCGTGTGatttgatgagtttgagcATTTCTCGAGCTTGAAGTGCTCTGATTGGATCTCCCTATAAACCAGTTCCAGTATATCAGCCTTTGTTCCGCTCTGTTGATCATTCTAATTGTATGATTATGTAGGCACATCCATGTACAGGGGAGAGAGCGATAAaacgactcaccatccaagtGTTATAGTTCCTGTACGGAGCATTAGGTCTCGTCTCCTTCTTATGAAACACTCCAGCAGCTTGCATCTTCTTAGAGAAAGTCACGAAATCaggttcctccccttccttcaaaCCCCACTTCTCGTGAGCCCAGAACGTCCCAGTGGCTCCCACACCAGTCTGCACCTCGTCGACGATGAAGAATGCACCGTGTTTTTTAGCGATGAGACGGAGTTGTCGGAAGTAGTTGTTGGAGGCATGTCGATCCCCTCCTTCGGAGAGGATAGGCTCGATGATTACCGCTGCGACTGGTCGGGTTGATTTGCTATGACCAACAAAAAGCACATGAGCACATCAAAGAGAGAGTAAGGAAAAGTAGGAGGATAGACGAGACATACCTCTCAATCAAGATCTTCTCGTATTCCTCCAaacacctcttctcctcagcttcgTTCTCCTTTACATGCTCTTCTAATGGGTAATTCAATTCCGGGAAGGGGGCAGCAGGCCAGTCGAAAGCAGGAATATCGACCTATGTATGGGCAGCAGATCAGTATACAACTCTCAAACAAAGTGTATTTAGGTAAATGCTGTCACGAGgatcatcacccaccttATGTATAGCCTTACTTCTAGTCGCACTCAAACTTCCAAACAATCTACCGTGGAAACCCGATCTGAACGACAGTACGGATAGTTGAGGTGCACCAGGCGTATGATTGTCCATACACGAGTCTGTGCGTTGATGTGTACCGGATCAGCGTCGGGGGTTGCAGGAGCTTATCAATCAGAGGGTGTCAACACTtacccatctcctctttTGTGAACGGTACATCCGGaccacctctctccctctgtcTGTAAGCCATGAAAGAGCATTTGAAAGCGGTTTCTGCGTGATACACAGGACTGATCAGCAGTTGATCACCTTGATGAAGGTACAATGTGGGAGAGACAGCGGATTACACGTGCAAGGTAGGGTACTCACCATTCGCACTAGATCCACAAAGGGTGGTAATCAACTGATCCAGTCCCTTGGGCTGGACAGTCAGTAGACCAGTCTTGAGCCATTCTGCCCATTGAACAGGTGGGAAAGAACCCAATGCAGGTCTATTCATAGCTGCCTTGGCGAACTCATCCTATGTTCACACAAgggtatcagctcatcaaATTCTGAGTGACGCGTAGGACAATAAGGTTGACAGTCAAAGGAGGGCGTGTGAAGCTTAACTATATGGAGTAATATGGGAAAGAAGGTTCTGATAATGAAAGGAGGGGTGTGTTACCATACTCCGTACTCACAGTCTTGGCTAGTTCCAACAATGCGGGAACATTGTATCCCAAAGCGATGGATGAGATTTGAGCGAATACGTCGAGTAGGACATTCCCATCTGCGTCGACTAGGTAGTTTCCTATACAGATACAACGCGATCAGGACCATTCAAGCGAAAAGACGATGCAAGGGACTACAAACGTACCGCTCGATTGTTCGTAGTTTGGTACAATCACATGAGTCCTTGGATCTTGAAAGGTATCAATCTCTTTGCTCTATTATCCGGTGCACACTATCAGCTAATGTCTCGGTATATGCGCATACTAAAGAGTAGGTGGGGATACTCACAGCGGCGACACCTTTTGGTCCAGGTACCTTTTCAGTCTTGACTGATGGACCACTGGGCTCATCAGGTATGAGGTCCAATGAGGAGAACTGTCTAGCTTTTGTACGAAGGGGACGAAGGGACTTGGGGGTG
The sequence above is a segment of the Kwoniella bestiolae CBS 10118 chromosome 8, complete sequence genome. Coding sequences within it:
- a CDS encoding 4-aminobutyrate aminotransferase; amino-acid sequence: MFSRAFRSTPKSLRPLRTKARQFSSLDLIPDEPSGPSVKTEKVPGPKGVAASKEIDTFQDPRTHVIVPNYEQSSGNYLVDADGNVLLDVFAQISSIALGYNVPALLELAKTDEFAKAAMNRPALGSFPPVQWAEWLKTGLLTVQPKGLDQLITTLCGSSANETAFKCSFMAYRQRERGGPDVPFTKEEMDSCMDNHTPGAPQLSVLSFRSGFHGRLFGSLSATRSKAIHKVDIPAFDWPAAPFPELNYPLEEHVKENEAEEKRCLEEYEKILIESKSTRPVAAVIIEPILSEGGDRHASNNYFRQLRLIAKKHGAFFIVDEVQTGVGATGTFWAHEKWGLKEGEEPDFVTFSKKMQAAGVFHKKETRPNAPYRNYNTWMGDPIRALQAREMLKLIKSHDLVSHTASTGLNLASSFKSLFSSGAAQGKIMNFRGEGDGTYLAWDMASPALRDTFVGKMRNNGVQIGGCGDQTVRLRPMLTFGERHAEVLVGTVERVLKEL